The Zingiber officinale cultivar Zhangliang chromosome 10A, Zo_v1.1, whole genome shotgun sequence genome contains a region encoding:
- the LOC122027400 gene encoding E3 ubiquitin-protein ligase RMA1H1-like — MEAEYIPQPCNPLACSFSRTMEKSQAHERSDGTAPATAMTGHFDCNICLDFVVDPVVTLCGHLYCWPCIYKWMQVESNAHQQCPVCKAFLSQDTIVPLFGRGRDSSPKVAQGIPLRPAINFNHDNTVNNLTQQSQFQQQHHHHHLNDSIAYEDSSLLTTGVGGLAFCILPWVHSRQHILTLSGNNPRLRRQELQVESSLHQIWVFLVFCAVVCFLVF, encoded by the coding sequence TCAGCAGAACGATGGAGAAGTCTCAGGCACACGAAAGATCAGATGGCACTGCTCCGGCGACGGCCATGACCGGTCACTTTGACTGCAACATCTGTCTCGATTTTGTGGTGGATCCAGTGGTCACCCTCTGTGGCCATCTCTATTGCTGGCCTTGCATCTACAAGTGGATGCAAGTGGAGAGCAATGCTCACCAGCAGTGCCCAGTGTGCAAGGCCTTCCTCTCTCAGGACACCATCGTGCCACTGTTTGGTCGAGGCAGGGACAGCAGTCCCAAAGTGGCTCAAGGCATTCCGCTCCGTCCTGCCATTAACTTCAACCATGATAACACAGTCAACAACTTGACACAACAGTCTCAGTTTCAGCAGcagcaccaccaccaccacttGAATGATAGTATTGCCTATGAAGATTCTTCGTTGCTGACTACCGGCGTTGGTGGTTTGGCATTTTGTATACTGCCTTGGGTGCACAGTCGTCAGCATATTCTCACATTGAGTGGCAACAATCCTAGGCTTAGAAGGCAAGAATTGCAGGTGGAGAGCTCACTGCATCAAATATGGGTCTTCCTCGTCTTCTGCGCAGTGGTTTGTTTTCTGGTGTTCTAA
- the LOC122026768 gene encoding uncharacterized protein LOC122026768 has product MSFLERFFLGDDEKTATNTAYMGIEEDSAVLFPVPNLSPVADSIVHRCSRILMLSIDQLHQSFEAEVPEHWRQPKDYARNLVEYCSYKALRIEAKRLDHLNDKEFSLLTFDMMLAWEAPDTDTESLLKEKVCSSNPESEDDDDDDDEGSLFYESATRTASQIDGKKTVGLEAFARIAPACAAVADPITVHNLFDALTSCSGGRLHYLIYDKYLKSLYKLLQSMKNVSGKSNNYKFNLTDGEIILDSDTKSVMQHNGTSTKPGRLTLTSHALYFEASGIASYDKAVKYDLSKDLRQVVKRELTGPWGARLFDKAVMYKSDSVAEPIFLEFSQFSGHSHRDYWFSIIQEVLNAHKFIRKYKLKRFQKEEALSKAILGIFRYRAVKNPFHSTLSHFKSILAFNLAEKLPKGDKILEALYSHLELMQMEFQNHAGLLAISEEMPLVGPLPDSLYALTRMGFSLLRKEDNPANDILVGNVHVGKTCPLQTAVRESFCYSNSVEAARATFYQVKVEDINTNLAVIKVVYIYAEYEIFDDFWGWIWYTMPCIFFSLALCMFWHKHHNIGKPAEVFRVSPPPSRSAVELLSMLQDGVSQLQTNVQTGTIALLKLRALLLAFPQDLDFKTTPHVAASLVIVAVAFSMAPFRYLLALVLLEVYTRRMPLRKPSSEKLERRVKEWWSRIPAAPIQIANPEYNNSR; this is encoded by the exons ATGAGCTTCCTTGAGCGATTCTTCCTTGGAGACGACGAGAAGACCGCGACGAATACCGCCTATATGGGGATCGAGGAAGATTCCGCCGTTCTCTTCCCCGTCCCCAATCTCTCCCCCGTCGCCGATTCAATCGTCCATCGATGCTCTAG GATTCTTATGTTGTCAATCGATCAGTTGCACCAATCTTTTGAGGCTGAAGTACCCGAGCATTGGAGGCAACCAAAGGATTATGCTAGGAACCTTGTGGAATATTGTTCTTATAAAGCTCTTCGTATCGAAGCTAAGCGCTTGGATCATCTGAATGATAAGGAGTTTTCACTTTTAACATTTGATATGATGCTTGCCTGGGAAGCACCTGATACAGATACTGAATCTTTACTAAAA GAAAAAGTTTGCTCAAGTAATCCAGAAtctgaggatgatgatgatgatgatgatgaggggtCATTGTTTTATGAAAGTGCAACGAGAACGGCCAGTCAG ATTGATGGAAAGAAGACTGTTGGACTGGAGGCTTTTGCCCGGATAGCTCCTGCTTGTGCTGCTGTAGCTGATCCAATCACTGTTCACAATCTCTTTGATGCACTTACTAGCTGTTCAGGCGGTCGACTCCATTATCTTATATATGACAAGTACCTCAAAAGCTTATACAA ATTGCTTCAATCAATGAAGAATGTATCAGGAAAATCTAACAATTACAAGTTTAACCTAACTGATGGGGAAATTATATTAGACTCTGACACTAAATCTGTTATGCAACATAATGGGACATCAACAAAACCTG GAAGGCTGACACTCACTAGCCATGCTCTATATTTTGAAGCATCAGGGATTGCTTCATATGACAAAGCAGTCAAATATGACTTGTCCAAGGACTTGAGGCAGGTCGTTAAGCGTGAGTTAACTGGGCCATGGGGCGCTCGTCTTTTTGATAAGGCCGTCATGTACAAGTCAGATTCTGT TGCAGAgcccattttcttagaattttcccAATTCAGTGGTCATTCACACAGGGATTACTGGTTTTCAATCATTCAGGAAGTTCTTAATGCACATAAATTTATAAGGAAGTACAAATTGAAAAGGTTTCAAAAGGAAGAAGCTCTTTCTAAGGCAATTTTAGGCATTTTCAGATATCGTGCTGTGAAAAATCCTTTTCATAGCACACTCTCACATTTTAAGAGTATACTTGCTTTTAACTTAGCTGAAAAACTTCCAAAAGGAGACAAAATCTTGGAAGCTTTATATAGCCACTTGGAGCTGATGCAGATGGAATTTCAGAATCATGCTGGCCTTCTGGCTATATCAGAGGAGATGCCCTTAGTTGGTCCACTACCAGATTCACTATATGCACTTACAAGAATGGGCTTTTCGCTACTGAGGAAGGAAGATAATCCAGCGAATGATATTTTGGTTGGTAATGTTCATGTTGGTAAGACATGTCCACTACAAACTGCTGTCAGAGAATCATTTTGCTATTCCAACAGCGTTGAGGCAGCACGCGCAACATTTTATCAGGTCAAAGTAGAGGACATAAATACAAACTTAGCTGTGATTAAG GTAGTTTACATTTATGCTGAATATGAAATCTTTGATGATTTTTG GGGTTGGATCTGGTACACCATGCCATGCATTTtcttttctcttgctctttgcaTGTTCTGGCATAAACATCATAATATCGGAAAACCCGCCGAAGTGTTCAGAGTTTCACCTCCACCAAGTAGGAGTGCAGTCGAGTTATTATCAATGTTACAAGATGGAGTATCTCAGCTTCAAACAAACGTCCAAACAGGAACTATCGCTCTTCTTAAGCTAAGAGCTCTCCTTTTAGCATTTCCTCAG GATTTGGATTTCAAGACGACCCCCCATGTTGCTGCTTCCTTGGTCATTGTGGCAGTAGCTTTCTCCATGGCGCCTTTCCGATACCTTCTAGCTCTAGTGCTTCTTGAGGTTTACACAAGAAGGATGCCGCTGAGGAAACCGAGCAGTGAGAAGTTGGAAAGGAGGGTCAAGGAATGGTGGAGTCGCATTCCTGCTGCTCCAATTCAGATTGCCAATCCTGAATACAACAACTCAAGATGA
- the LOC122027237 gene encoding NDR1/HIN1-like protein 6 — protein sequence MLIKSLLLPPRTNLPQSAMAEYQRIHPVSVESPPPSAPSVLSPVFSSREKQAPPQRTLPAAPLPPPRRRRSCCCRCMCWTLLVLVVLVVAVAATAGILYLVFDPKLPKYSVDRLRISNFTIGPNSTITATFNVTVTARNPNKRIGIYYGDGSHLSSWYNGEQLCAGSFPAFYQGHRNTTVLNVLLTGETQMGSELVSELLQQQQSGMIPLAVRGNVPVRVKFGRLRLRRTTFKVRCALVVNSLTTSSDVSIRSNRCRFRLKF from the exons ATGCTTATAAAAAGTCTTCTTCTACCCCCCAGAACAAATCTTCCACAGAGCGCCATGGCGGAGTACCAGAGAATCCACCCGGTGAGCGTCGAGTCCCCGCCGCCATCGGCTCCATCTGTTCTGTCGCCGGTCTTCTCCAGCCGCGAGAAACAGGCGCCGCCGCAGAGAACGTTGCCCGCGGCCCCTCTGCCGCCGCCGAGGCGACGGCGGAGCTGCTGCTGCAGGTGCATGTGCTGGACTCTGCTCGTCCTCGTCGTCCTCGTCGTCGCCGTCGCCGCCACCGCGGGCATTCTCTACCTCGTCTTCGATCCCAAGCTTCCCAAGTACTCGGTCGACCGCCTCAGGATCTCGAACTTCACCATCGGCCCCAACAGCACCATCACCGCCACCTTCAACGTGACCGTGACGGCGCGGAACCCGAACAAGAGGATCGGAATCTACTACGGCGACGGCAGCCATCTGAGCTCATG GTACAACGGCGAGCAGCTCTGCGCCGGTAGCTTCCCGGCGTTCTACCAGGGCCACAGGAACACGACGGTGCTGAACGTGCTCCTCACCGGCGAGACGCAGATGGGGAGCGAACTGGTGTCCGAACTGCTCCAGCAGCAGCAGAGCGGCATGATCCCGTTAGCCGTCCGCGGCAACGTGCCGGTCAGAGTCAAGTTCGGTAGGCTCCGGCTCCGGCGGACCACCTTCAAAGTCCGCTGCGCCCTCGTGGTCAACAGTTTGACCACGAGCTCCGACGTCAGCATCCGATCGAACAGATGCAGATTCAGGCTCAAGTTTTGA